In Mesorhizobium sp. M9A.F.Ca.ET.002.03.1.2, the DNA window GTGGAACGAATGCCTGAGCTTGCGGCCATCGGCCGCGAACGTCATGCGCACCGCCAGCGCCGGGCGATCCTGGCCTTCGCGCAGCGAACAAAGGTCGTTGGAGATGCGCTCCGGCAGCATCGGCACGACGCGATCCGGGAAATAGACCGAATTGCCGCGTTTCAGCGCCTCGCGGTCGAGTGCGGTGCCATAGCGCACATAGGCGGCGACATCGGCAATCGCCACGGTGACGACCACACCGCCGGGGTTCTTGTCGTCCGGATCGGATAGGGCGAACACCGCGTCGTCATGATCCTTGGCGTCGGCCGGATCGATGGTGACCAGCGGCAGGTCGCGCCAGTCCTCGCGGCCGGCCAGCGTCGCCGGCTTGACCGCCTCCGCCTCGGCAATGACGTCCGCCGGGAAGATGTGCGGAATGTCGTGTGCATGGATGGCGATCATCGAGACCGCCTTTTCGCTGGTCAGCGAACCCAGCACCGCCAGCACCTTGGCTCTGGGCAGTCCATAGCGGGAGGCCCGTGCCGGCTCGACCTCGACCAGATCGCCGTTCTTGGCGCCGTTCTGGAATTCCTTGTCGACGACCAGCTCCGGCTGACGTCTTTCGACGGGCTCGATCCGGAAGCTGCCGTCCTGCAGCACCCGAAAGACGCCGAGAACGGCATCGGTGCGCTTCTCGAAGATCTTCATCACCCGCCCGGTATAGGCGGGGCCTGTCACATCGTCGGTCGGAAAGGTCTTGGCCAGCACGCGGTCGCCGATGCCCGGTGTCGGGCCGCCGCCGCCGCGCGACACGCGGATCGCGATGACGGGCGGCTCGCCGTTGCCCAGGGCTTCGGTCGGGTGCGCCAGCAGCACGCCGTCGGCGTCGCGGCCAAAGATGTCGAGCACGGCGACGTGGGGCAGGGCACCGACACGGGCGAGCCGCTTGCGCTCCTTAGTCAGCAGGCCCTCGTCCTGCAGGTCGCGCAAAATGTCCTTCAGCCAGATACGGTCCTCGCCGCGCAGCGCAAATGCCTTGGCGATGTCGCGTTTGCCGGAGCGATCCGGGTTTTCGGCGATGTAGCGCAGGATTTCGTCGCGGGAGGGCCGGTAGTCGTCCTTGACCTTGGCCCTCGTGTCGGCGGTGCGCGGATCGCCATGGCTTCTTCCGGAGATTCTGCGCGCCACGCCGCCCTATCCCTTTTTCTTGGCCGCTTTCTTGGCCGCTGGTTTCTTGGCTGCCGCCGCAGGCTTTTTGGCAGGTGCGGCGGCTTTGCGGAAGGGCTTTCTGCCGCCATTGCCGCCCTTGGCTTCCTTCTCGGCAATCAGCGCCACCGCGTCCTCGATCGTCACCGACTGCGGGTCCTTGCCCTTGGGCAGTGTCGCATTGACCTTGCCGAAATTGACATAAGGCCCGTATTTGCCATCGCGCACGACGATCTTGCCGCCGCCCGCCGGATGGTCGCCGAGCTCCTTCAGTGCCGCGGCGGTACCGCCATTGCGGCCGCCCGGGCCCTTCGCCTGCTTCTCGGCGATCACCGACACGGCGCGGTTGAGACCGATCGAGAACACGTCCTCGATGCTGTCGAGATTGGCGTAGGTGCCGTCATGCAGCACGAACGGGCCGTAGCGCCCCAGACCGGCCGAGATCATCTTGCCGGATTCCGGATGCTTGCCGACGTCGCGCGGCAGCGAAAGCAGAGCGAGGGCCTTTTCGTGGTCGATCGAATCGGCCGTCCAGCCCTTGGGCAGGCTGGAGCGCTTGGCTTCCTTGCCGTCGCCGCGCTGGATATAGGGGCCGAAGCGACCGCTGCGCAGCGTGATCTCCTCCGCCGTATAGGGGTCCTTGCCAAGCACCTTGGTGCCGTCCTCGCCATTGCCGTTTTCGCCATTGGGATTGGCGGCGTCGCCGAGCTGGCGGGTAAAGGAGCATTCGGGATAGTTCGAGCAGCCAACGAAGGCGCCGAACTTGCCGAGCTTCAGCGAGAGGTTGCCGGTGCCGCATTTCGGGCAGATGCGGGGGTTCGAACCGTCTTCGCGCGCGGGAAACACCAGCGGCGCCAGCTCCTCGTTCAAGGCATCGAGCACGTCGGTGACACGCAATTCCTTGATGTCGGCGACGGCGCCGGAAAAATCCTTCCAGAAATCGCGCAGCACATCCTTCCAGGCGAGCTTGCCGTCGGAAATCTCGTCGAGCTTTTCCTCGAGCGAGGCGGTGAAATCATATTCGACATAGCGCTCGAAGAAGCTTTCGAGGAAGGCCGACAACAGCCGGCCCTTGGCCTGCGGCAACAGCTTGCGCTTGTCGATGGTGACGTAGTCGCGGTCCTCGAGCGTCTTCAGGATCGCCGTGTAGGTCGACGGCCGGCCGATGCCGAGCTCTTCCAGCTTCTTGATCAGCGAGGCTTCCGAATAGCGCGGCGGCGGCTCGGTGGTGTGCTGGGTGGCGTTGATCGCCTCGCGGTCGAGCTGTTCGCCGGCACGGATCTCGGGCAGACGGCGGTTTTCCTCGTCTTCCGAATCCTCGTCCTTCTGATCGGTGTAGGCGGCGATGAAGCCGTCGAAGCGAACGACCGAACCGACGGCGCGAAGCTCCGCCGTGCGGGCGCCGTTGACCGCCTCGATCTCGGCCGTGGTGCGCTCGATCTCGGCCGGCTGCATCTGGCTGGCGATGGCGCGTTTCCACACCAACTCGTAAAGCCGTGCCTGGTCGGCATCGAGATATTGCCTGACCGAAGCGGGCGTGCGCATGAAATCGGTCGGGCGGATCGCTTCGTGCGCTTCCTGGGCGTTCTTGGCCTTGGTCGTGTAGTAGCGCGGTTTTTCAGGCAGGTATTTTGGGCCGAATTCCTTGGCGATCGCATCGCGCGCGGCAGTGATCGCCTCCGGCGCCATCTGCACGCCGTCGGTTCGCATATAGGTGATCAGGCCGGTGGTCTCGCCGCCGATGTCCATGCCTTCATAGAGCCGCTGCGCCACCTGCATGGTGCGGTTTGCCGAAAAGCCGAGGCGCGAGGAGGCGGCCTGCTGCAGTGTCGAGGTGGTGAAGGGCGGACCTGGGTTGCGCTTGGTCGGCTTGGCTTCGACCGACAGCGCCTTGAAGGTCGCGCCTTCGAGCATCGCCTTGATGTCGTCGGCCTGCGCCTTGTTGGAAATGTCGAGCTTTTGCAGTTTCTTGCGGTCGAAGGCGGTCAGCCGGGCCTCGAAATTTTCGTTGCGCGGCGTGCCGAGGATTGCTGCGATCTGCCAGTATTCCTCGCGGATGAAGCGCTCGATCTCCAATTCGCGGTCGCAGACGAGGCGCAATGCCACCGACTGGACGCGGCCAGCGGAGCGGGCGCCCGGCAGCTTGCGCCACAGAACGGGCGACAGCGTGAAGCCGACCAGATAGTCGAGCGCGCGGCGGGCGAGATAGGCATCGACCAGCGGCGCGTCGATCTGGCGCGGATTGGCCATCGCCTCCAGCACCGACGCCTTGGTGATGGCGTTGAAGACGACGCGGCTGACCGGCTTGTCCTTCAGCGCGCGCTTCTGCTTCAGCACTTCCAGAACATGCCAGGAAATGGCTTCGCCCTCGCGATCCGGGTCGGTGGCGAGGATCAGGCCGTCGGCATCCTTGACCGCCTTGGCGATGTCGGCGAGGCGCTTGCCCGAGGCGGTGTCGACAGCCCAGGACATGGCGAAATCCTCGTCCGGGCGCACGGAGCCGTCCTTGGGCGGCAGATCGCGGACATGGCCGAACGAGGCCAGAACCTTATAGTTCCTCCCAAGATACTTGTTGATTGTCTTTGCCTTGGCCGGCGATTCGACGACGACGACGTCCATGAGGTCTCATATCTGTTGTGATGCGGCAGAAGAATTCCGCTGCGCGCGACGAAATCTCGTACAATTGTCGCTCACATGGCCGCGCTTTTTCATCCGGTCAAGGGGAAGCGCCCAAAATGCGGTCCCGCATCGAGTGCGCAACCCAAGAGCGCGTCATGTGAAATCCGCAATCCTGGATAGGAGAAATGGCTGCCTGTCGTTGGACAACCGGCGATGAATCCGGGAGAAGCGGGACAAATTCCCTTAGGGATATAAGAGAAACATCGGTCGTGCGCCAGACCCAAGCCGACAGACCCAAGCCGAAGAGACGTCCGCATGTTGCGGCACGGGCGCGGCAAGTGGGCTGATACCCGCCAGCGCGGTTCAAGGATGTGACGCGCAAGAAGCTGGCCGCGGGTGCCTGGAGGAATGCCCGCGACCAGCCGATTTCCCGTCGACCAAAACGACCCTTGGTTCGAGGCTCAGTCGGCCTTGGCGACGTGCCAGACCTCACCGACACCGTCGCCGGTCATGTCGCCGGCCTTCTTGTCCTTGATGAAGGTATAGACCGGCTTGCCCTCATAGGCCCACATCTTGGTGCCGTCGGTGCGGTCGACGATCGTCCATTCGCCCTCCGCCTTGGCGTCGGCCTCGGCCTTTAGCGGCGGCCAGTTGGTGGCGCATTTGTCGTAGCAGTTCGTCTTGCCCGCCTCGTCCTTGTCGTAGGTGTAAAGCGTCATGCCGTTGGCATCGGTGTAGATCTTGGTGCCGCCGACATCCGCTTCCTTCCACGCCTCGGCGGCATGGGAGGCGGCAGTGCCGAGCAAAAGCATCGCCAGCCCAATCGTGATCGATTTCATGACATTCTCCCTGATACGATCCGAGAAGCGCGCGGAAAGTCGCGGCCTCATTGCATCAACGCGCCTGGCGTGCCGTTTCTTCCTCGATGCGGGGCGGCAACTTGCCACGCAATGGTGATTGGCGGACAAGCCCGTGCGCCGCTATATCGGCGCCGATACGGTTGGAGTTCGGGAATGGCAGTGGATATAGGCTATGTCAGCGCGGTCGGGGCGGGGGCGATCTCGTTCCTGTCGCCTTGCGTGCTGCCGCTGGTGCCGCCCTATCTCTGCTACATGGCCGGCGTGTCGGTCGAGGATTTTCGCGGCAATGCCGGCGTCATGGCCCGGGCCGAGGCGCGCAGCGCGCTGCTTTATGCCTCGATCGCCTTCGTTCTCGGCTTCTCGACCGTCTTCGTGGCTCTGGGCGCCGGCGCCTCGACTATCGGACGGCTGCTGCGCGTCTGGCAGGAGCCGCTGGCGATGGCCGCCGGCGTGCTCATCATCCTGATGGGCCTGAATTTCCTCGGCATACTGCGTATCCCCTTGCTGTCGCGCGAGGCGCGCTTCCAGTCGCAGGGCAAGCCGGCCAGCATCGTCGCCGCCTATGTCATGGGACTGGCCTTCGCCTTCGGCTGGACGCCCTGCATCGGACCGGTGCTGGGACCGATCCTGACGCTGGCCGGCGGCCGTGAGACGGTGGGCGAGGGCGCGGCTCTGCTCGCCGCCTATTCGCTCGGCCTCGGCATCCCGTTCCTGATCGCGGCGCTGTTTTCCGGCGCCTTCATGCGCTTTCTCTCGAAATTCCGCGTCCATCTCGGCCGCGTCGAAAAGGCGATGGGCGCGCTGCTGGTCGTCGCCGGCGTCTTTTTCCTGACGGGCGGCGTGCAGGCCGCATCCTATTGGCTGCTGGAGAACTTTCCGGTGCTGGGGCAGTTGGGTTAGGCTGACCTGATACGAGCCCATGCCGACAGATGGTTTGGCCGTCCAGCGTTCGCCCGATCGAGCGAAGGACCATGCTGCGCGTCGCCAATGTGCCGGCGCACCCGAGAGGGGAAGTCGGCGGTCCATCTTTCGATGGACATTGCCTGAACCCGCCGACCCCGCGTTGCCAGTGGCCTCGCGATTCGGAGCTTCGCCAAAGGAAGGCGTGCCGTCTAGCAACGCAAACGTGTATCCGCGCCCTTACGCGGCCATTACCGCCGCCGCGTCGCGATGTCCCCCACAGGGCCGCGAGATCGTCGAGGCACATGCGCGGCAGATCGGCCGCCGTCAGCCTTTCGCGCTTTCCCGCCGCGATCTCATGCAAGGCCATCCCACGACCTACTGATCAAAAGTCAGTTGCTCCACCGTCTCACCGGAATTTAACCGCATTGGTGCAGCATGGCGCCAATGCTAGACATGCCTTGATTCCCAACCCTTTTCATATGGTTGCCATTCCATGAGCCAGAGAACCTGCCTGTCCGTCATCCTCGCCGCCGGTGAAGGGACGCGCATGAAGAGCGCGTTGCCCAAAGTGCTGCATAAAATCGCCGGCCTGCCGATGGTCGCCCATGTCGTGAGGGCGGCAGAAGCGGCCGGGGCGGGCGATCAGGCGCTGGTGATCGGCCATGGGGCGGACGAGATGCGCAAGGCCACGCAGAAGTTCGCCCCGAAGGCGGAGATCTTCGTCCAGGACAAGCGGCTCGGCACGGCGCATGCCGTGCTGGCGGCTCGTGATGCGATATCAAAGGGTTACGACGACATCCTCGTGATGTTCGGCGACACGCCGCTGATCGATCCGGAGGTGCTGGTTGCCGCGCGCCTGAAGCGGGCCGAAGGCGCTGCGGTGGTCGTGGTCGGCTTCCGCACGTCAAATCCCTCCGGCTATGGCCGCCTGATCGAAAAGGGCGGCAAGCTCGTCGCCATCCGCGAGGAAAAGGACTGCACCGACGAGGAGAAGAAAATCACCTTCTGCAATGGCGGGCTGATGGCGGTTGCCGGCAAGCATGCGCTGAAGCTGCTCGATCAAGTCGGCAACAGCAACGCCAAGGGTGAATATTACCTCACCGACATCGTCGAGATCGCCGGCGGGCAGGGCCTCGATGTCGTCGCCACGGAAGCCGGCTTCGAGAATGTGCTCGGCATCAACAACCGCGCCGAACTCGCCGCGGCCGAAGGCATCTGGCAGACGCGCCGGCGGCGCGAGGCCATGCTCTCCGGCGTCACATTGATCGCACCGGAAACCGTGTTCTTTTCGCACGATACGGAGATCGGCGCGGATACGATCGTCGAACCCAATGTCTGGTTCGGGCCCGGCGTGAAGATCGCGACGGGCGCCAAGATCCATGCCTTCAGCCATATCGAAGGCGCGACGATCGCTTCCGATTGCGATGTCGGTCCGTTCGCGCGGCTGCGGCCGGGCGCCAACCTCAAGCAAAAGGCCAAGGTCGGCAATTTCTGCGAGGTCAAGCAGTCTGTCATCGAGGAGGGCGCCAAGGTCAACCACCTGACCTATATCGGCGATGCCCGCGTCGGCGCCGGCGCCAATATCGGCGCTGGCACCATCACCTGCAACTATGACGGCTACTCGAAGTTCTTCACCGATATCGGCGAGGGCGCCTTCGTCGGATCGAATTCCTCGCTGGTGGCGCCTGTTACGATCGGCAAGGGCGGCTATATCGCTTCGGGCAGTGTGATCACCGAAAGCGTGCCCGACGACGCGCTGGCCTTCGGCCGCGCCCGCCAGAGGACGCTGCCCGGCAAGGGCAAGGAATTGCGCGAGCGTTTTGCCTCGGCCGCGGCGGCGAAGAAGGCCACTAAATGATCAATGGTCGTTAGTCGGTTGCAGTTGCATCCTTGCTGAAAGCAGCGGTTACTTCGATCCTGCCGACAATTGCCTTGTTGAATTCAGGAAGATCTTCAGCTGGAATCCAGTATTCGAGATGAGCCTTGCTGCCAGCATGTTCGACCCGGTAACGGTCGAGAAAACCCTTCAGAACCTCAAACCGGGTGACGAATCCCGAGCCGCTAGCCGGTACGTTCCAGTCACGCGCGATCTGCACGGCATAGGCTTCGGATAGAACGGGGTAAAAAATAGGTTGCTCGGGAAGGCGCGGCGGAAACGCGCGCATGCCCGATTTCTCGATCAGTTTAAGCTCCTGTGGGCCAACAGGACGCCAAAGCGTCACCGTGTCGATTTGTTCAGTCATGATCGCATCATGCCTTTGACGGATTTCAGAACCGTTGAAACGGGGTAGCATGCGTTCACGGAGAAACCGAGCGATCGCGATAACCGGATTGCAAGAGCGCCCTGTCATGGTGCATCTGTGCAAGACCGTTCCGGCTGATACGGAACGAAACGCAATGTGATTTTCGCGGCAGCCCGGCCGTCCCTAAATGGCGCTGGGTTTCATGCCGGAATCGGGGGCAAACGTCTATGTGCGGCATTGTTGGAATTGTCGGTCACTCGCCGGTCGCGCCACTCATCGTCGATGCGCTGAAAAGGCTCGAATATCGCGGTTATGATTCGGCCGGCGTCGCCACGATCGAGCATGGCAAGCTTGCGCGCCGCCGCGCCGAGGGCAAGCTGGTCAATCTCGAGCGCCGGCTGAAGGACGAACCGCTCGACGGCATGGTCGGCATCGGCCACACGCGCTGGGCGACGCATGGCGTGCCCAACGAGACCAATGCGCATCCGCATTTTTCCGACGGCGTCGCCGTCGTCCATAACGGCATCATCGAGAATTTCGCCGAGTTGCGCGACGAACTGATGCGCGACGGCTACGCATTTTCGTCGCAGACCGACACCGAGGTCGTCGCGCATCTGGTGGCGCGCGAACTGGCCAAGGGTTTGAAGCCGGTCGAGGCCGCGCACCAGGCGCTGAAGCGGCTGGAAGGCGCCTTTGCGCTGGCCATCATGTTTAGGGGAGACGAGGATCTCATCGTCGGCGCGCGCAACGGCCCGCCGCTGGCCGTCGGCCATGGCGACGGCGAGATGTTCCTGGGCTCCGACGCCATCGCGCTTGCCCCCTTCACCAATTCGATCACCTATCTGGAGGACGGCGACTGGGCGGTGGTGCGCCGCAACGAGGTCGCCATCTTCGACATGGACGGCAACAAGGTCGACCGCAAGCGCCAGCAGTCGCTCAGCACCAGCTTCATGGTCGACAAGGGCAACCGGCGCCATTTCATGGAGAAGGAAATCCATGAACAGCCCGAAGTGATCTCACACACGCTGGCGCATTATGTGGATTTTGTCGGCGGCGTCTCGAAGCCGCTCGACCTGCCGTTCGATTTCGCCAAGATCGACCGGCTGGCGATTTCGGCCTGCGGCACCGCCTATCTGGCAGGCTTGATCAGCAAATACTGGTTCGAGCGCTATGCGCGGCTGCCGGTCGACATCGATGTCGCCTCGGAATTCCGCTACCGTGAAATGCCGCTGTCGAAGACCGACGCCGCCTTCTTCATCTCGCAATCGGGCGAGACCGCCGATACGCTGGCCTCGCTGCGCTATTGCCGCAAGGCCGGAATGAAGATCGGCGCGGTGGTCAACGTGCGTGAATCGACGATGGCGCGCGAATCCGACGTCGTCCTGCCGACGCTGGCCGGGCCGGAGATCGGCGTCGCCTCGACCAAGGCTTTCACCTGTCAATTGTCGGTGCTGGCCTCGCTTGCCGTGCGGGCGGGCGTGGCACGCGGAACGATCTCGCGCGAGCAAGAAACGACGCTGGTGCGCCAACTGTCGGAAGCGCCGCGCTATGCCAATCAGGTGCTGAAGCTCGACGAGCAGATCGAAAAGGTCGCCCGCGACCTCTCGCACTACAAGAACGTGCTCTATCTCGGCCGCGACACCAATTTCCCGCTGGCCATGGAAGGGGCGCTGAAGCTCAAGGAAATCTCCTATATTCATGCCGAGGGCTATGCCGCCGGCGAGCTGAAGCACGGGCCGATCGCGCTGATCGACGAGAACATGCCGGTGATCGTCATTGCCCCGCATGACCGCATCTTCGAGAAGACCGTCTCCAACATGCAGGAAGTGGCGGCGCGCGGCGGCAAGATCATCCTGATTACCGACAGCAAGGGTGCCGCGCATTCAAGCGTGGAGACGATGGAGACCATCGTGCTGCCGGACGTGCCGGAAATCATCTCGCCGATCATCTACGCGCTGCCGATCCAGATGCTGGCCTATTTCACCGCCGTGTTCATGGGCACCGACGTCGACCAGCCGCGCAACCTGGCGAAATCGGTGACGGTGGAGTAGCGGTCGCCGCGGCTGGACGCATTGTATCATTCCCGGATACGTCCTCCTTGCGTGCAGCCTTGGCTATTAGCGGAAACGCCCATCGCTTCGTCATCCTGGGGCGGAGCAAGGAGCGCAGCGACGCAGCGCAGACCCCAGGATCCATGCCGCGACTTCAGAGCTCTGCTGCGGTGCAAATTCTGCTCTGCTGCACTCTTCGGCTAAGGTTATGGCATGGATCCCAGGGTCTCCGCGACGGAGCTTCGCTCCTGCTTCGCCCAGGGATGACGAAGTTGGGGAGGCTTCGGCCAATCCCGGATGTTTATGATTGTCCGTCGAAACGAACGATGAGATCTTGGCTGCCAACAAGCCTTCAACGCGTCATATTCCTTGTGCAGCGCTACTGGCGGCGCTTGCCCTAACCCTTTGAGGACCTTGAACTATGCTCAAGTTCGCACGTCCAATTCACCCCGGAGAATTCCTGCGCGAGGAATATCTCCTCCCGCTTGGCATGAGTGCTGGTGCGCTGGCGAAGAAACTCAATCTTCCGCGCACTCGTATCGAACGTATTGCCAAGGAAGAGATCGGCCTGACTCCCGATTCCGCGCTTCGCCTCGCCAGGTTCTTCAACACCACGCCCGAGTTCTGGATGAATTTTCAGCAGACCTATGAGCTTGAGACCGAGGCAAGGAAACTCGCTTCTGAACTCGAGAAGATCGAGCCGCTCGAAGTCGCGGCATAGTTGATCATTTAAAAATTTCGCAGTTCCAAAGCGGATGGCGGTTCACTAATGTTGCGCCGCAACCAGTGCTGCGGTGAACCATGTCCGATGCTGCCAAGACCTCAGGCATGACCCGGCTGCGGAATTATTTCCTGACAGGCTTCGTCGTCTGCGCGCCGCTGGCGATCACCGCTTACATCGCCTGGTCATTCATCGGCTGGGTCGATTCCTGGGTGAAACCCTATATTCCGGCGCGCTACAACCCCGATAGCTATCTGCCGGCGCCGGTCCCGGGTTTTGGCCTGATCGTTGCCTTGATCCTGATTACCCTGATCGGTTTCCTGACCGCCAATATCGTCGGCCGCGCCATCGTCCTGTTCGGCGAGCGCCTGCTCGGCCGCATGCCGCTGGTGCGCGGCATATACGGCTCGCTGAAGCAGATCTTCGAAACCGTACTGTCGAACAAGGGCGACATGTTCCGCCAGGTCGGGCTGGTCGAATATCCGCGCAAGGGCGTCTGGTCGCTGGTTTTCGTCGCCAGCGAGAAGGAAACCGAGATCAACCAGAAGCTCGATCAGGAAGGCAATCCGCTGATCGCGGTGTTCATGCCGTGCACGCCCAACCCGACCACCGGCTTCCTGATGTATGTGCCGAAATCCGATGTCGTGCCGCTCGACATGACGATCGAGGACGGCGCCAAGCTGATCGTCTCGGCCGGGCTGGTGGCGCCGGAGGTCAAGACGCAGATGGTGACGTTGAACGGCAAGCCGATCGGCGGTCAGATCGGCAATCCATCGGTGGGTGCCGGCCCTCAGCCGGCGCGCAAGAGCCGCACCGCCTCGTCGCGGCCGAACAAGTAGAGCAGCATGCGAAGGGCGGCGCCGCGTTCGGATTGCAGTTCCGGATCGCGCGACAGGATCAGCCGCGCGTCGTCGCGGGCGGCTTCGAGCAGGTCGGCATGCGCCTCGATGCGCGCCACCTGGAAGCCCGGCGTGCCGGACTGGCGGGTGCCCAGCAGCTCGCCTTCGCCACGCAGCTTCAGATCCTCCTCGGCGATGCGGAACCCGTCCTCGGTCTCGCGCATCACCGACAGCCGGCGCGTTGCCGTCTCGCCGAGCGGATCCTTGTAGAGCAGCACGCAGGAGGACGGTTTTTCACCGCGCCCGACCCGGCCGCGCAACTGGTGCAACTGGGCGAGGCCGAAGCGCTCGGCGTGCTCGATGACCATGATGGTGGCGTCCGGAACATCGACGCCGACCTCGATGACCGTGGTGGCGATCAGGATGCGTGTCTCGCCCGCCTTGAAGGCGCGCATCGCTTCGTCCTTGTCGGCGCCCTTCATGCGGCCGTGCACCAGGCCGACCTGGTCGCCGAACAGCGGCTTCAGCGAAGCAAACCGGTCCTCTGCCGACATCAGCTTGATCTCTTCGGATTCCTCGACCAGCGGGCAGATCCAGTAGATCTTCTGGCCGTCGGCGACGGCATCGAGCATGCGGCCGACCAATTCGTCGAGCCGTTCGAGCGGCAAGGTGACGGTGCGGATCGGCTGCCGACCGGCCGGTTTTTCGGTCAGCTTCGACACGTCCATGTCGCCGAAAGCGGTCAGCACCAGCGTGCGCGGGATCGGTGTCGCCGTCATCA includes these proteins:
- the rnr gene encoding ribonuclease R, with the protein product MARRISGRSHGDPRTADTRAKVKDDYRPSRDEILRYIAENPDRSGKRDIAKAFALRGEDRIWLKDILRDLQDEGLLTKERKRLARVGALPHVAVLDIFGRDADGVLLAHPTEALGNGEPPVIAIRVSRGGGGPTPGIGDRVLAKTFPTDDVTGPAYTGRVMKIFEKRTDAVLGVFRVLQDGSFRIEPVERRQPELVVDKEFQNGAKNGDLVEVEPARASRYGLPRAKVLAVLGSLTSEKAVSMIAIHAHDIPHIFPADVIAEAEAVKPATLAGREDWRDLPLVTIDPADAKDHDDAVFALSDPDDKNPGGVVVTVAIADVAAYVRYGTALDREALKRGNSVYFPDRVVPMLPERISNDLCSLREGQDRPALAVRMTFAADGRKLRHSFHRVMMKSVAKLAYRQAQAAIDGAPDDTTGPILDMVLKPLWDAYAVVKRGRDTRQPLELELPERKILLKEDGTVDRVVVPERLDAHKLIEEFMIQANVAAAETLEAKRQALVYRIHDAPSLAKQESLREFLQTLGLSLARGAQMRPNQFNGILDRVRGADHEGLVNEVVLRTQMQAEYSPSNIGHFGLNLKRYAHFTSPIRRYADLIVHRGLIVALGFGAGGLTQDEAERLEEVSALISATERRAMAAERDTVDRLIAAYLAERVDDRFDARISGVTKSGLFVQLPQYGADGFIPVSSLDGDYYIYDETARSLFGERTGKGYQLADRVEVRLIEVAPMAGAMRFEMLTDPKPLPGSKRSFHKAKGRARASQSRPGSRGRRR
- the topA gene encoding type I DNA topoisomerase codes for the protein MDVVVVESPAKAKTINKYLGRNYKVLASFGHVRDLPPKDGSVRPDEDFAMSWAVDTASGKRLADIAKAVKDADGLILATDPDREGEAISWHVLEVLKQKRALKDKPVSRVVFNAITKASVLEAMANPRQIDAPLVDAYLARRALDYLVGFTLSPVLWRKLPGARSAGRVQSVALRLVCDRELEIERFIREEYWQIAAILGTPRNENFEARLTAFDRKKLQKLDISNKAQADDIKAMLEGATFKALSVEAKPTKRNPGPPFTTSTLQQAASSRLGFSANRTMQVAQRLYEGMDIGGETTGLITYMRTDGVQMAPEAITAARDAIAKEFGPKYLPEKPRYYTTKAKNAQEAHEAIRPTDFMRTPASVRQYLDADQARLYELVWKRAIASQMQPAEIERTTAEIEAVNGARTAELRAVGSVVRFDGFIAAYTDQKDEDSEDEENRRLPEIRAGEQLDREAINATQHTTEPPPRYSEASLIKKLEELGIGRPSTYTAILKTLEDRDYVTIDKRKLLPQAKGRLLSAFLESFFERYVEYDFTASLEEKLDEISDGKLAWKDVLRDFWKDFSGAVADIKELRVTDVLDALNEELAPLVFPAREDGSNPRICPKCGTGNLSLKLGKFGAFVGCSNYPECSFTRQLGDAANPNGENGNGEDGTKVLGKDPYTAEEITLRSGRFGPYIQRGDGKEAKRSSLPKGWTADSIDHEKALALLSLPRDVGKHPESGKMISAGLGRYGPFVLHDGTYANLDSIEDVFSIGLNRAVSVIAEKQAKGPGGRNGGTAAALKELGDHPAGGGKIVVRDGKYGPYVNFGKVNATLPKGKDPQSVTIEDAVALIAEKEAKGGNGGRKPFRKAAAPAKKPAAAAKKPAAKKAAKKKG
- a CDS encoding cytochrome c biogenesis CcdA family protein, producing the protein MAVDIGYVSAVGAGAISFLSPCVLPLVPPYLCYMAGVSVEDFRGNAGVMARAEARSALLYASIAFVLGFSTVFVALGAGASTIGRLLRVWQEPLAMAAGVLIILMGLNFLGILRIPLLSREARFQSQGKPASIVAAYVMGLAFAFGWTPCIGPVLGPILTLAGGRETVGEGAALLAAYSLGLGIPFLIAALFSGAFMRFLSKFRVHLGRVEKAMGALLVVAGVFFLTGGVQAASYWLLENFPVLGQLG
- the glmU gene encoding bifunctional UDP-N-acetylglucosamine diphosphorylase/glucosamine-1-phosphate N-acetyltransferase GlmU, which encodes MSQRTCLSVILAAGEGTRMKSALPKVLHKIAGLPMVAHVVRAAEAAGAGDQALVIGHGADEMRKATQKFAPKAEIFVQDKRLGTAHAVLAARDAISKGYDDILVMFGDTPLIDPEVLVAARLKRAEGAAVVVVGFRTSNPSGYGRLIEKGGKLVAIREEKDCTDEEKKITFCNGGLMAVAGKHALKLLDQVGNSNAKGEYYLTDIVEIAGGQGLDVVATEAGFENVLGINNRAELAAAEGIWQTRRRREAMLSGVTLIAPETVFFSHDTEIGADTIVEPNVWFGPGVKIATGAKIHAFSHIEGATIASDCDVGPFARLRPGANLKQKAKVGNFCEVKQSVIEEGAKVNHLTYIGDARVGAGANIGAGTITCNYDGYSKFFTDIGEGAFVGSNSSLVAPVTIGKGGYIASGSVITESVPDDALAFGRARQRTLPGKGKELRERFASAAAAKKATK
- a CDS encoding ADP-ribosylation/crystallin J1, whose translation is MTEQIDTVTLWRPVGPQELKLIEKSGMRAFPPRLPEQPIFYPVLSEAYAVQIARDWNVPASGSGFVTRFEVLKGFLDRYRVEHAGSKAHLEYWIPAEDLPEFNKAIVGRIEVTAAFSKDATATD
- the glmS gene encoding glutamine--fructose-6-phosphate transaminase (isomerizing); its protein translation is MCGIVGIVGHSPVAPLIVDALKRLEYRGYDSAGVATIEHGKLARRRAEGKLVNLERRLKDEPLDGMVGIGHTRWATHGVPNETNAHPHFSDGVAVVHNGIIENFAELRDELMRDGYAFSSQTDTEVVAHLVARELAKGLKPVEAAHQALKRLEGAFALAIMFRGDEDLIVGARNGPPLAVGHGDGEMFLGSDAIALAPFTNSITYLEDGDWAVVRRNEVAIFDMDGNKVDRKRQQSLSTSFMVDKGNRRHFMEKEIHEQPEVISHTLAHYVDFVGGVSKPLDLPFDFAKIDRLAISACGTAYLAGLISKYWFERYARLPVDIDVASEFRYREMPLSKTDAAFFISQSGETADTLASLRYCRKAGMKIGAVVNVRESTMARESDVVLPTLAGPEIGVASTKAFTCQLSVLASLAVRAGVARGTISREQETTLVRQLSEAPRYANQVLKLDEQIEKVARDLSHYKNVLYLGRDTNFPLAMEGALKLKEISYIHAEGYAAGELKHGPIALIDENMPVIVIAPHDRIFEKTVSNMQEVAARGGKIILITDSKGAAHSSVETMETIVLPDVPEIISPIIYALPIQMLAYFTAVFMGTDVDQPRNLAKSVTVE
- a CDS encoding HigA family addiction module antitoxin, encoding MLKFARPIHPGEFLREEYLLPLGMSAGALAKKLNLPRTRIERIAKEEIGLTPDSALRLARFFNTTPEFWMNFQQTYELETEARKLASELEKIEPLEVAA